Genomic segment of Primulina tabacum isolate GXHZ01 chromosome 11, ASM2559414v2, whole genome shotgun sequence:
GGCGTATAGATTTCCCATATAATGCTGCAAAGGCTAAAATTCCTCGCAAAAATTCAATAAGCTAAAACCTCGTATTCTTTTTCATGCACGTGCTAATGTGTTATGCATTAAATTACCCTAAATAGAGTCGTCTAAGGTGAAAATGTCATTTAAAAAATTCTAAAGATAGTGCATTTCTTTCTTCCACAATTTTTAGCACAATCACaccataaaaaatttgaaacttaAGGTGTCCTATAAAATGAAAAAGAAACTAAATATATTTATGAGGATTACATTCCAAATGTGGTTTTGATTTTCGCGAACTCAATTTTGGGTTCATTTCAACATGAGTGCAAAAAAAGTATGATTACCACAAAACACGTTACCAAAAAAGGAGTTTTAAGATATAAATTGAAaacaaagaaatattttggctCGTTCGATTTCAACAGGAGGTTCTAGCCTTTACAGCTTAACACGATTCCAAATGCAATTTACTATACAATTCCCCTTCCATTATCAATGTTGAAGCTACTTGCTGTGGGATGGAATCAGCCAGGTCTCATCAAATGCATTTTCCCATGTATATCGTTCAAACAGAAGCGATCAATCAACCTTCTCCAAAACTTACATCTTAAGAGAAACGGGAAATTTCATGGATATTTTTTACATCGAGTATTTTTAAGAGCTAAATGGTAAATAAGGTTCCACTGCACACTAATCTACAGCTAGTTTAGTTCCAAAACTCATATAAGCTTCCTGAATTTTGTGGCCACCCATGTCGAAGGAAGGCAGTTGAGATATTGAATATGACACAAACAACAGAACTAAATTTACATGCCACAATCCTGAAACAGATTTTAAAAATTACCTCTCGCTGATATCGCACCTCCAGTTGCACATCCAGCAACAACAGTATTTGTAATATCATGTTTGGCCCGGGCCTTCAAATAAATAATCGATAGTTATCTTTCTAGTTTATTCTATATGTTTTCTAAAAACGAACCCAACAATATTATGTTTTGCGATTAGCAATTATATACCTTCTCGATGATGCATTCAGAAGCAGAGAAGATAAAACCCATTACTGCAAAGGCCTTACAGGAACTCCAGCTCCGACGTCCCATCTGCTTTGCTTGGTAAATTAACTGTTGCCTTCCAGTCATTTCATCTTGCATTATCGGGTTATCCAGTGCACCAAGAAATAACCCCATAAACAATCCCAACCCACCTCCTGCAGActactaaaattaaatttatagatCCACATATTAAAAACTGGTAATAAAGTTCTTTATGACAAAGAATAGGAAAccaaagaaatgtgattttggAAAATACCCATAACTCCACTGACAACACTGCGAACAGCACAATTGTTCCAAATGTCTTGACCTCGAACTTCCTCAATGGTAGGCAGGCGAATAGGCTCTAATGAGGGCTTTGGTGGAACTTGTGAGCTAGAAGGAGCAGTCTGCGCTTCATTATCTGGATTTGTACTCATGGAGATGTATCTGTCTGAAAATAGAAGATCAGTAAATCAAATCACATAATAGTGGGACACTGAGAAAGATACTCAAATAGACCCAGTACCATGTACTCAGCCCCACAACTTGCAGCAAAGTAAAGATTAGTTTTTGACGAGATTGATGAGACTTGAGATATGGTGATAATTCATTTTCACTATAGGAAGATTAAGACAGCTCTCTGTACAGTTTATTTG
This window contains:
- the LOC142519289 gene encoding mitochondrial import inner membrane translocase subunit TIM22-4 isoform X1; this encodes MSTNPDNEAQTAPSSSQVPPKPSLEPIRLPTIEEVRGQDIWNNCAVRSVVSGVMGGGLGLFMGLFLGALDNPIMQDEMTGRQQLIYQAKQMGRRSWSSCKAFAVMGFIFSASECIIEKARAKHDITNTVVAGCATGGAISARGGPKAACVGCAGFAAFSVVIEKFLERHS
- the LOC142519289 gene encoding mitochondrial import inner membrane translocase subunit TIM22-1 isoform X2; protein product: MSTNPDNEAQTAPSSSQVPPKPSLEPIRLPTIEEVRGQDIWNNCAVRSVVSGVMGGGLGLFMGLFLGALDNPIMQDEMTGRQQLIYQAKQMGRRSWSSCKAFAVMGFIFSASECIIEKARAKHDITNTVVAGCATGGAISARECS